In a single window of the Vitis vinifera cultivar Pinot Noir 40024 chromosome 6, ASM3070453v1 genome:
- the LOC109122730 gene encoding uncharacterized protein LOC109122730 — protein sequence MSGLNHSGPSLVAAARLANVAEEAASINRPGNLNPDADAAETAPLEEAGAESQSQPSDDPDRLAIVLVKGPPLKKPRLTRDLQSGLFERLQERQQEIEISCASAHDAHPDGGEVEMATETSAAPAIIPAEDASGPMCPDEDMGAPIPGQELPSASSPEEESADDAAPASPFSYAELEVKLKQITPDWKAIKPSAQMFDMIETLVRGLRSMSQQHDLFTQLLQTADYMRTFSSRHQEIENQLRLRTEKAEASLSTLREENEALRVELAEAKGREESTAGRLHEAEGEAARLRDELSRLRTEVLNEKKQKEDLQLRLDVQKEELEREFAVEREELAADYQKQVDDTFIFGYRCCMKKNGIKRDTPSIPPSEEKKLHEKPAP from the exons ATGTCGGGGTTGAATCACTCAGGTCCTTCCTTGGTCGCGGCTGCGCGTCTGGCTaacgtggctgaggaagctgcatctatcaaccgtccgggcaaccttaatccggatgctgatgcagctgaaacggccccgttggaggaagcgggagcagaaagccaaagtcagccttccgacgACCCGGATCGCCTAGCTATAGTCCTGGTGAAAGGGCCTCCCCTCAAGAAGCCGCGTTTGACGCGCGATCTACAGTCCGGACTCTTTGAgcggcttcaagagcggcagcaagagattgaaattagctgcgcttctgcccatgacgctcatccggatggaggcgaggtggagatggcTACTGAGACCTCAGCCGCCCCGGCAATAATTCCGGCTGAGGATGCATCCGGACCTATGTGTCCGGACGAAGATATGGGGGCTCCGATTCCGGGACAAGAGTTACCCTCTGCTTCCtcacctgaggaggaatctgctgACGATGCCGCTCCtgctagccctttcagctacgcggagttggaagttaagttaaagcagattactcctgactggaaagccatcaagccctctgctcagatgtttgatatgatagaaacg ctggtgaggggcctccgcagcatgtctcaacaacacgatctttttactcagctgctgcagactgcagactatatgaggaccttctcctctcggcaccaagagattgaaaatcaactGCGTCTGAGAACGGAGAAGGCTGAGGCCAGTCTATCCACCctgcgagaggaaaatgaagccctccgggtggagttggctgaggcaaagggtcgagaagaatcaactgcgggccgccttcatgaggcggagggtgaggcagcccggctaagggatgaattgagtcgactccggacagaagttttgaatgaaaagaaacagaaggaagacttgcagctgcgactggatgtgcaaaaagaggaacttgaacgggagtttgctgtggaaagggaggaacttgcagcggattaccagaaacaagtggatgatacatttatctttgggtatcgctgctgcatgaagaagaacggtatAAAGCGAGATACTCCTTCAATTCCtccaagtgaagaaaagaagctccatgagaaacctgctccctga
- the LOC100262173 gene encoding linoleate 13S-lipoxygenase 2-1, chloroplastic produces MATQNLDMLKTQIHRPDNARTFFLLNKPCFPSHSFDSFSFRPGPQLQKKYRNIRAGYVLNNAKAVAGGTRMSTSVKATVTVKLSDGGCFFNLVGLSHGSDDILDLLGKSLLLEIVSAELDPKTGLEKKPISGYARRTGQKDGEVIYESEFVIPGDFGEIGAVLVENEHKNEMYLKHIVLNGLPNGPIEFNCDSWVEPKFDKPEKRVFFTFKSYLPSQTPRGLNSLREKDLVSLRGNGKGERKTSDRIYDYDVYNDLGDPDSKSELARPVLGGSKKYPYPRRCRTGCPRSKIDPLSETRTGTFYVPRDEEFSEVKQNSFITKTAESVLDALLPSLKAVLLDDPGLGFQHFSDIDQLYNQGMPIPKVKNQGPLQSIVLRLVKAIEDADDVVKFETPAMFHKDKFSWLRDEEFSRQTLAGVNPYSIKLVTEWPLKSTLDPDVYGPPESAITTELVGREIKDFMTVDKALEQKKLFIIDYHDLLLPFVSKVRRIKGTTLYGSRALFFLTPDGTLKPLAIELTRPPMDGKPQWNKVFTPSSEATGLWLWRFAKAHFLAHDSGYHELVSHWLRTHCATEPYIIATNRQLSVMHPIYRLLYPHCRYTMKINALARQVLISADGVIESSFSPSKYSMELSSVAYDQQWRFDREALPADLINRGIAIEDPTAPHGLKLLIADYPFANDGLVLWDALKQWVADYVNYYYKNASMVQSDPELQAWWTEIRTKGHEDKKDEPWWPVLKTPEDLIGIITTIVWVASAHHSAVNFGQYAFAGYFPNRPTIARINMPCEDPTKEEWKQYPDSELLVCFPSQIQATKVMAILDVLSNHSPDEEYLGKHMEPTWGKEPAIKKAFERFAERLKELEKIINARNKDNSLKNRGGAGVVPYDVLKPFSKQGVTGEGVPYSISI; encoded by the exons ATGGCAACTCAGAATTTAGATATGCTCAAGACTCAGATCCACCGGCCAGACAATGCCCGGACGTTCTTCTTACTGAACAAACCATGCTTCCCCAGCCacagttttgattcattttccttCCGGCCAGGGCCACAACTCCAGAAAAAGTATAGGAATATTAGGGCTGGTTATGTCCTTAACAATGCTAAAGCTGTAGCAGGTGGAACCCGCATGTCCACTTCTGTTAAGGCAACTGTTACCGTGAAATTAAGCGATGGAGGGTGCTTCTTCAACTTGGTAGGGTTGAGCCATGGGTCCGATGATATATTGGACTTACTTGGTAAATCACTCCTTTTAGAGATTGTTAGTGCAGAGCTTGATCCTA AGACGGGATTAGAGAAGAAACCAATTAGCGGGTATGCTCGCCGAACAGGCCAAAAGGATGGGGAGGTGATTTACGAGTCAGAGTTCGTGATTCCTGGTGACTTTGGGGAGATAGGTGCAGTTCTAGTCGAGAATGAACACAAGAATGAAATGTACCTCAAGCATATAGTCCTCAATGGCCTCCCAAATGGCCCTATTGAGTTCAACTGTGATTCATGGGTTGAGCCAAAGTTTGATAAGCCTGAGAAGAGGGTCTTTTTCACCTTCAAG TCATACTTACCATCACAAACACCAAGAGGCCTCAACAGTTTAAGAGAAAAAGATCTTGTAAGTTTACGAGGAAATGGTAAAGGCGAACGCAAGACTTCCGATAGAATCTATGATTATGATGTGTATAATGATCTGGGTGACCCTGATAGCAAGTCTGAATTGGCCCGACCAGTGCTTGGTGGTAGCAAGAAGTACCCATACCCTAGGCGATGTAGGACGGGATGTCCACGGTCCAAGATTG ATCCCCTTTCGGAGACAAGGACTGGCACCTTCTATGTGCCAAGGGATGAAGAATTTTCTGAGGTGAAGCAGAACTCATTCATAACAAAGACAGCAGAGTCAGTGTTGGACGCGTTATTACCATCCCTAAAGGCAGTCCTACTTGACGACCCTGGTCTTGGATTTCAACACTTCTCAGATATAGACCAATTATACAATCAAGGAATGCCCATTCCTAAGGTTAAAAATCAAGGACCTTTGCAAAGTATAGTGCTGAGACTAGTGAAGGCCATTGAAGATGCAGACGATGTCGTGAAATTTGAAACCCCTGCAATGTTTCATA AGGACAAGTTCTCTTGGCTTCGGGATGAGGAATTCTCACGCCAAACCCTTGCTGGTGTTAACCCATACAGTATAAAGTTAGTTACG GAATGGCCATTGAAGAGCACACTGGATCCTGATGTCTATGGTCCACCCGAATCGGCAATCACCACAGAGTTGGTCGGGCGAGAGATAAAAGACTTCATGACAGTAGACAAG GCATTAGAACAGAAGAAGCTATTCATCATAGATTACCATGACTTATTATTACCATTTGTAAGCAAAGTAAGGCGGATCAAAGGGACAACACTGTATGGCTCAAGGGCACTTTTCTTCCTAACACCTGATGGCACCTTGAAGCCTCTAGCCATCGAGCTCACTCGCCCCCCAATGGATGGAAAACCACAGTGGAACAAAGTTTTCACGCCCAGTTCGGAAGCTACAGGTTTGTGGCTTTGGAGGTTTGCCAAAGCCCATTTCCTCGCCCATGACTCCGGTTATCATGAGCTTGTTAGTCACTG GTTGAGAACTCACTGTGCGACAGAACCTTACATAATTGCAACAAATAGGCAACTCAGTGTAATGCACCCAATCTATAGATTATTATATCCTCATTGCCGGTACACAATGAAGATCAATGCTCTTGCCCGACAAGTTCTCATCAGTGCAGATGGGGTCATTGAGAGTTCATTCTCGCCTAGCAAATATTCTATGGAGCTTAGCTCCGTCGCTTATGACCAGCAGTGGCGGTTTGATAGGGAAGCTCTGCCAGCAGACCTAATAAATAG GGGAATTGCCATTGAGGATCCAACTGCTCCCCATGGCCTAAAGCTACTGATCGCAGACTATCCTTTTGCCAACGACGGTCTGGTCCTATGGGATGCCTTAAAACAATGGGTTGCAGATTATGTCAATTACTACTACAAGAACGCAAGCATGGTGCAGTCTGATCCAGAGCTCCAAGCATGGTGGACAGAAATCCGAACCAAAGGTCATGAGGATAAGAAAGATGAACCATGGTGGCCAGTCCTCAAAACACCAGAAGATCTCATCGGAATTATCACAACTATAGTGTGGGTGGCCTCTGCTCACCACTCAGCCGTCAACTTTGGGCAATATGCTTTTGCTGGCTACTTCCCCAATAGGCCTACGATTGCGAGAATCAACATGCCCTGTGAAGACCCAACAAAAGAAGAATGGAAACAATATCCCGATTCTGAACTTTTGGTATGCTTCCCTTCACAGATTCAAGCAACAAAAGTTATGGCTATTTTAGATGTGTTATCGAATCATTCCCCGGATGAAGAGTATCTAGGGAAGCATATGGAGCCAACATGGGGTAAAGAACCAGCAATAAAGAAAGCATTTGAAAGGTTTGCAGAGAGATTAAAGGAACtcgaaaaaattattaatgctAGGAATAAAGACAATAGTTTGAAGAACAGAGGCGGAGCTGGGGTGGTTCCATATGatgttttgaagccattttCTAAACAGGGGGTGACAGGAGAAGGAGTTCCATACAGCATCTCCATCTGA
- the LOC100251934 gene encoding linoleate 13S-lipoxygenase 2-1, chloroplastic isoform X1, which yields MATKKMGMFKPQVHRPHFVGTVFLPNKPCIPSSSRPSFSVRPWPQPQKKYRNNIRVGYFPSNIKAVAVASGTKTSISVEATAGVTLKSPNLLGGSLLLELVSAELDPQTGSQKKPINANAHLVGPKGAILEAEFVIPGDFGEIGAVLVQSEHSSEIYLQHIILDGLPNGPIRFHCCSWIEPKADHSGKRIFFSNKEWPLKSTLDPDVYGPPESAITTELVEREIKAFMTIDVQALEQKKLFIIDYHDLFLPYVSKVRQMEGTTLYGSRALFFLTPDGTLKPLAIELTRPPIEGKPQWKQVFTPTSESTGRWLWRFAKVHFLAHDSGYHQLVSHWLRTHCVTEPYIIATNRQLSVMHPIYRLLHPHFRYTMHINALARESLINADGIIETSFSPGKYSVELSSVAYDQQWRFDKEALPADLINRGIAVEDPDAPHGLKLLIEDYPFANDGLVLWDALKQWVADYVNYYYKDANMVQSDPELQAWWTEIQTKGHEDKKDEPWWPNLQTPNDLIGIITTITWVASGHHSAVNFGQYAFAGYFPNRPSIARTNMPCEEPTEEGWQRFLDNPNSELLACFPSKLQATRIMATLDLLSEHSSDEEYLGKDRKLTWDEEPVIKEAFNRFSAKLEELERTIDDRNKDNSLKNRNGAGVVPYELLKGVPYSISI from the exons ATGGCAACTAAGAAAATGGGTATGTTCAAGCCTCAGGTCCACCGGCCACATTTTGTGGGGACAGTCTTCTTACCGAACAAACCATGCATCCCCAGTAGCAGTCGGCCTTCATTTTCCGTAAGGCCATGGCCACAACCCCAGAAAAAATATAGGAATAATATCAGGGTTGGCTATTTCCCCAGCAACATTAAAGCAGTAGCAGTAGCAAGTGGAACCAAGACTTCCATTTCTGTCGAGGCAACTGCAGGAGTTACCctgaaatcaccaaacttgCTTGGTGGGTCACTCCTTTTAGAGCTTGTTAGTGCAGAGCTTGATCCTC AGACGGGATCACAGAAGAAGCCAATTAACGCGAATGCGCACCTAGTAGGCCCAAAGGGTGCTATTTTGGAGGCAGAATTTGTGATTCCTGGTGACTTTGGGGAGATTGGTGCAGTTCTAGTGCAGAGTGAACACTCCAGTGAGATCTACCTCCAGCATATAATCCTCGATGGCCTCCCAAATGGTCCTATTAGATTCCACTGCTGTTCATGGATTGAACCCAAAGCTGATCATTCTGGGAAGAGGATTTTTTTCTCCAACAAG GAGTGGCCATTAAAGAGCACACTAGACCCTGATGTCTATGGTCCTCCTGAGTCGGCAATCACCACAGAGTTGGTCGAGCGAGAGATAAAAGCCTTCATGACTATTGACGTG CAGGCATTAGAACAAAAGAAACTATTCATCATAGATTACCACGACTTGTTTTTACCATATGTGAGCAAAGTGAGGCAGATGGAAGGGACAACACTGTATGGTTCCCGGGCACTTTTTTTCCTAACCCCTGATGGCACCTTGAAGCCTCTAGCCATCGAGCTCACTCGCCCACCAATAGAGGGGAAGCCACAGTGGAAGCAAGTTTTCACTCCCACATCGGAATCTACAGGTCGCTGGCTTTGGAGGTTCGCCAAAGTCCATTTCCTTGCTCATGACTCCGGTTATCATCAGCTTGTTAGTCACTG GTTGAGAACTCATTGTGTAACAGAACCTTACATAATTGCAACAAATCGGCAACTCAGTGTAATGCACCCCATCTACAGACTATTGCATCCTCATTTCCGGTACACAATGCATATCAATGCTCTTGCTCGAGAAAGTCTCATCAATGCCGATGGGATCATTGAGACTTCATTCTCACCCGGCAAGTATTCTGTGGAGCTTAGCTCAGTAGCTTATGACCAGCAGTGGCGGTTTGATAAGGAAGCCCTGCCGGCAGACCTAATAAACAG GGGCATTGCTGTTGAGGATCCAGATGCTCCCCATGGCCTAAAGCTACTGATCGAAGACTATCCTTTTGCCAATGATGGTCTAGTCCTTTGGGATGCCTTAAAACAATGGGTTGCAGACTATGTCAACTACTACTACAAGGATGCGAACATGGTACAGTCTGATCCAGAGCTCCAAGCATGGTGGACGGAAATCCAAACCAAAGGTCATGAGGATAAAAAAGATGAACCATGGTGGCCAAACCTCCAAACACCCAACGACCTCATTGGAATTATCACAACAATAACTTGGGTGGCCTCTGGTCACCATTCCGCAGTCAACTTTGGACAATATGCTTTTGCTGGTTACTTCCCCAATAGGCCTTCCATTGCTAGAACCAATATGCCCTGTGAAGAACCAACAGAAGAAGGATGGCAACGATTTTTAGACAATCCCAATTCTGAACTCTTGGCATGCTTCCCTTCAAAGCTACAGGCAACAAGGATTATGGCCACTTTAGATCTGTTATCCGAGCATTCCTCAGATGAGGAGTACCTAGGAAAGGATAGGAAGTTAACATGGGATGAAGAACCGGTTATAAAGGAAGCATTTAACCGGTTTTCTGCAAAGTTAGAGGAACTGGAAAGAACTATTGATGATAGGAATAAAGACAACAGTTTGAAGAACAGAAATGGAGCTGGGGTGGTTCCATATGAGCTCTTGAAGGGAGTTCCATACAGCATCTCCATTTGA
- the LOC100251934 gene encoding linoleate 13S-lipoxygenase 2-1, chloroplastic isoform X2 has translation MSSPVNRGFWQRVWNLLLNVKDDFLKFKPPALFLKDKFSWLWDEEFSRQTLAGVNPCSIKLVSEWPLKSTLDPDVYGPPESAITTELVEREIKAFMTIDVALEQKKLFIIDYHDLFLPYVSKVRQMEGTTLYGSRALFFLTPDGTLKPLAIELTRPPIEGKPQWKQVFTPTSESTGRWLWRFAKVHFLAHDSGYHQLVSHWLRTHCVTEPYIIATNRQLSVMHPIYRLLHPHFRYTMHINALARESLINADGIIETSFSPGKYSVELSSVAYDQQWRFDKEALPADLINRGIAVEDPDAPHGLKLLIEDYPFANDGLVLWDALKQWVADYVNYYYKDANMVQSDPELQAWWTEIQTKGHEDKKDEPWWPNLQTPNDLIGIITTITWVASGHHSAVNFGQYAFAGYFPNRPSIARTNMPCEEPTEEGWQRFLDNPNSELLACFPSKLQATRIMATLDLLSEHSSDEEYLGKDRKLTWDEEPVIKEAFNRFSAKLEELERTIDDRNKDNSLKNRNGAGVVPYELLKGVPYSISI, from the exons ATGAGCAGTCCTGTGAATCGAGGATTTTGGCAACGGGTTTGGAACCTCCTGCTTAACGTTAAAGATGATTTCCTGAAATTTAAACCCCCTGCACTGTTTCTCA AGGACAAGTTTTCTTGGTTGTGGGATGAAGAATTCTCACGCCAAACTCTTGCCGGTGTTAACCCATGTAGTATAAAGTTGGTTTCG GAGTGGCCATTAAAGAGCACACTAGACCCTGATGTCTATGGTCCTCCTGAGTCGGCAATCACCACAGAGTTGGTCGAGCGAGAGATAAAAGCCTTCATGACTATTGACGTG GCATTAGAACAAAAGAAACTATTCATCATAGATTACCACGACTTGTTTTTACCATATGTGAGCAAAGTGAGGCAGATGGAAGGGACAACACTGTATGGTTCCCGGGCACTTTTTTTCCTAACCCCTGATGGCACCTTGAAGCCTCTAGCCATCGAGCTCACTCGCCCACCAATAGAGGGGAAGCCACAGTGGAAGCAAGTTTTCACTCCCACATCGGAATCTACAGGTCGCTGGCTTTGGAGGTTCGCCAAAGTCCATTTCCTTGCTCATGACTCCGGTTATCATCAGCTTGTTAGTCACTG GTTGAGAACTCATTGTGTAACAGAACCTTACATAATTGCAACAAATCGGCAACTCAGTGTAATGCACCCCATCTACAGACTATTGCATCCTCATTTCCGGTACACAATGCATATCAATGCTCTTGCTCGAGAAAGTCTCATCAATGCCGATGGGATCATTGAGACTTCATTCTCACCCGGCAAGTATTCTGTGGAGCTTAGCTCAGTAGCTTATGACCAGCAGTGGCGGTTTGATAAGGAAGCCCTGCCGGCAGACCTAATAAACAG GGGCATTGCTGTTGAGGATCCAGATGCTCCCCATGGCCTAAAGCTACTGATCGAAGACTATCCTTTTGCCAATGATGGTCTAGTCCTTTGGGATGCCTTAAAACAATGGGTTGCAGACTATGTCAACTACTACTACAAGGATGCGAACATGGTACAGTCTGATCCAGAGCTCCAAGCATGGTGGACGGAAATCCAAACCAAAGGTCATGAGGATAAAAAAGATGAACCATGGTGGCCAAACCTCCAAACACCCAACGACCTCATTGGAATTATCACAACAATAACTTGGGTGGCCTCTGGTCACCATTCCGCAGTCAACTTTGGACAATATGCTTTTGCTGGTTACTTCCCCAATAGGCCTTCCATTGCTAGAACCAATATGCCCTGTGAAGAACCAACAGAAGAAGGATGGCAACGATTTTTAGACAATCCCAATTCTGAACTCTTGGCATGCTTCCCTTCAAAGCTACAGGCAACAAGGATTATGGCCACTTTAGATCTGTTATCCGAGCATTCCTCAGATGAGGAGTACCTAGGAAAGGATAGGAAGTTAACATGGGATGAAGAACCGGTTATAAAGGAAGCATTTAACCGGTTTTCTGCAAAGTTAGAGGAACTGGAAAGAACTATTGATGATAGGAATAAAGACAACAGTTTGAAGAACAGAAATGGAGCTGGGGTGGTTCCATATGAGCTCTTGAAGGGAGTTCCATACAGCATCTCCATTTGA